AATAGCACAGTACCCCAACATGCAGGGAAGAGTGTTTTGCTATTCCACAGCTTGTCTAGAATAAGAGAAGTGTTAAGAGAAATACCTCCCCTTTTCAGGTATTGAAAACTCATGTTCTGCATTCTAGGATGAAGcagttatttgatttttctcactATAaacactgaggtttttttaagagcGTGTGTTTGAACACATGGTAATCAAAGCTAGCTTTTAGCTATGTTTGCAGTAAATACTTCACATTAATGTTTTAATTCTAAACTGTCCAGATTCTCCAGAAGATTGGAAAGGACACAGTGATCACCCACGAGAAGGCGGCCGCTACCCCTGGTAACATTGTTGGACCACGGGACTTTGTGAGCGTCCGGTGCTCTAAGAGACGTGGCTCCACCTGCGTCCTGGCCGGCATGTCCACAAAATACGGAGCTATGCCAGAACAGGAAGGATTTATAAGGTAATCACTTTTTGCATTCACTTACAACGTGTAATGAAAAGTCAGATTCACACACTAGCTTTTAGCCTCAGAGTCGTGAGGTTTGTCTCAGTAGCAGGAACAACTAAGGAAACCCTAATTCACAAAGTGCTTCAGCACAGTTGTAATTTTTGAGGCTAAGTCACAACGTTGCTTTCTAACGTGTACATTCCTGTCCTCTTACAGAGCTGAGAACGGTCCCACGTGTATGATCCTGCGCCCGCTGCCCGGCAGTCCTTCGCAAACCAAGCTAACGTGGCTTCTCAGCATTGACCTGAAGGTAAGTTTTGCAGCGaacatttcaaagcagaagcaggagTTTATTCGAAGCAAGTTCCACTCACGGGCTGTATCTGCTCCTCTCCAGGGCTGGCTACCGAAGACGATCATCAACCAGGTCCTGTCCCAGACACAGGTCGACTTTGCCAACCACCTTCGGGAACGCCTGGCCCGGACGGTGGCCCTGAACTGCTGACCAAAGTGACTAGTGTTGTAATGCTTTGATCAGGGGTGAAGTAGGGAATCATGTAATGGGGTAAGTCAAGTCAGACAATTTAATTACAGCCTGTGCTAATTAGCCAAGACCTTTAATAGTAGATACCACTACTTAATACATGGtttcaacaaataaataaagctgtGTTTATTGTAACTAATTAGTCAGGCCTCTGTGACCTCCCTGACAGGGCCAGCGCATGCTCGTGCAAATGCAGGACCAAAAAGTTGAGGCAAGTCCTGCATTTGCTCCCCATAGCATGTGCCTGCCACCTCCCTAACTAATTactttcaataaataaatagagcAAGCTTTAATTAGTGGTGTCTACTATTAAAGGCCTTGGCTAATTAGTTATTAGGAATAGCAGGAGCACCAGCACAGGACTGACTGACTTCACTCcttcccccaaaacacaaacacagcacACACTTACCTGGGGGTAGAAGCAgctctaatttatttttcctgtacagACACACAGAAGGTgtcaaattatttattcattcaaagCTCTGTGTAACTAACTTGTCAATGCAGTGAACAGAAGGAGATCTTCAGCTTGAGTGATCTCTAATATGTAGCTACTTTGAGTTTAAATCTCATTCATAACAAGTCacaagacaaaaacaaaaaaacaaaacaaacaaaaaaaaacaaacgaaaGAGttaaagcctttatttttaaactggtttccagtttgtggggaaaaaaaatacagtttggaCAGAAGCCCAAATTTCAGTCTTACATGCAGTAGTCTTGTTACAACACAATCCTTCTGGCTGGAAGCTGTTGTTTACAATTAGCCAAACACAGGTCAGCAGAAGTGTCAATGTTCCTTCTGCAAGTGTATATAGAGCAGGTCTGTCCAATTGCAGCCTGCTCTCACTGAACAAATTGACTCTTACAACCCAGGTACATCACATGAGAAGTTACCTCAATACAATACTTGCTTCTTCAGCTAGCTACACTGTAAACATTACTGAAGACTCCAAGATGCCCACAAATAGCACAATACATACTAGAACTGCATTCACTTAGACTCCAGCATAGTGGTAGAGCATGAATCTTCAGCAGGTAACAAATATACATAAGGCCTGCCATCAAGAGCTGCGTTGGCTTCAGCTTGTTTGCTTGTTGGCTGATCGCTCTGAGTGATGCATGTTCCTCTATAATAAAAACCACTTGACTGGATACCGACTGTGTCATTTTTGTTAACGCTGCGCCACCACTTCATTTATGGCTCCCAGGGTGGACTTCGTCTTCCATCAACTTCTGTCTCTACATGATACAGTACATCTGCCAGCGTGTGTTCTACAACAGCACCCCAGCCCATGTCACTCATCTGCAAAGGGAATGAAAGACAGTTAGCTTGAGTCATGAAGTACAGGCTCAGGACAAAGAGTGACTAGCCCTGCTGTACGGCAGCATTCCAGGACTGTTTCCCTCCTGAAAACGttagtggggggaaaaaaaatttccaagtgtttccttaaaaaagaatTCAGCCCTCTTACTGATAAAAAGAGGCTAACATAGGCAAGAACAGAGACTACATTCTGTCAAGAGGAACAAGACAGCATCTAGTATTTAGTTAAAATTTAGTTATTTGTTAGGCTATCAgtccttaaatatttttgaatactGTAGCCAAAGGGATTGTATTTAAGTACAAAAAGTGAAGAGGACAGATACAAGCTTGGTGTAAATCaactcccaccaccaccacaaaatcTCAACCaccttttgtttaaatattgtGAGGCTATCACGAAGTGGGGGGTAATAAGCTTCCATTATTACTTACTGGACGGTAAGTGATATCTCTAGGTGGATACTTGAAATATGGCCCAAAGTTTATAGAAACCTGTGGAAGACATATTTGTCAttagatcaaaaaaaaaaaaaaaaaaggaggggggcaAATGTCTTTACTCCTAAGCCTACCAGCACCCTGCGCAAGACCACATGAACAAACATCCTTGGCATGAAAGGAGAGCATTTGTTCAATGGTTTGATAAATTTACATCACACAAGTGAACAGCAGTATTGTTCCAGGGTCACTTCACTAAAATAATTCCTATCTTTCCTCTTCACTTGCTTGACACATTCCCAGAGCGCCCACACTCTATGCATTACTAAAACTATGATGGACTTTGAAAGATAATTACTAAGATATGTTACTTGCCGTGCAGCCTTTGTACAAAGAAAtagcaggaaaataaactcCTTCAAAGATGTCTTTAAAGGCAATGCCTTGGCTGGCACCATTCTTGAAGAATattatctgaaaagaaaaaagaagagggttttttccattgAGGCTAACTTTCATGACCTTACTTGTGAACTACAAAGCAATCCTCAAGAGGCAGCTTAACCTACACTCCCCTTTACTTGATGCCAGACAATTACTTAAGTGAAAGCAATAACATGGCAAGCAAAGGGCGCAGCTGGTTTGTTGAGTTCATGTTTattgttgctttaataaaagcaTTCTTGTTTTTGATGAAGAACTAATGATCAGCCTCCCTTTGTGCTCATTAAATGCAAGCGATTAATACATACAATCAGCCAGTCTCAGCAGGCTCTCCATTCTTCCTGAAGTTCTACATCCTCCCACTCACTCCACCTACCAAGGCTTAACTTACCTGGCTTCCGGGTGCTTGCTTTAGGCTCTTCTCCGCTTTGTCCACAAAATCCTTCTCTTCAAAGTACAAGTAGCTTTTGAATTTGATCAAAGCCTGAAATATTAGAAGACAACCACTTCAGAAGTAAGCCAGAAAAACTGTTACCTTTAGTGACATATTAAAGAACAGCAGACCTACAGGAGGAGCCCTGCTGTGGGACAGGCGTGCCTGTTGTGTCAGAAAAAGTGACTCACACATCTCAAATATTTGAGAaccaggaggggaagagaagatgAAATGAGATGTGGGCAATCTCATTCAGTAGTCCACGCAGAGTCTTCCCTCCTTGCAGAACCTCTGGGTAGTTCtaggtattttgtttttctggagaTCAACACTTTGGACCTCTCTGTTATGAACCACACTGGTACCCAGAGGTAGGATGGAAAGGATGCAATCAAAAGGGGCAAAAGTGAGGCTAGAGCAATCTGTTTTCCACTTGTCCACCTAGCCAACACTTAATCCAATAGTGAACTCCACACCTCACCTTATCTTTGTAAGTGTCAGGCAGTGATTTGGCAGTCTCAGTATCTTCTGGAAGACTGATGTAAAATCCCAGTATATCACCCTGTCCATAGCCAGATGAATAGTGTTTCCCTATCGACTGGTGAAACTTTGTTCCCTTTTTGCTGCGCCAGGAGTAACTGAACTTGTCATATCCCAGAGGCGCCTGGAGGTTCCCTGCAGAAACCAACGTTTCTTCATGAACATACACAGCGTAGCAGGAGCACCTTTGTGTCCCACTTCAAGTTTTGGAACAGTAATTACATTCAGTTAACAAATATGACTGCCATTAGTACAAATGTGTTGACTACAGTGTTAAGCAAGGCCAAGCATGCAACAGCATAAAAGGATCCACCTGTACTGCAGTTCTGCACAATTTAGATCACCTGCAGAAAGAGTTTCCCCTTaagaaaagcagtgaagaagCAGGCAAGCTGAACATGACTTATGCTCCTTAGGTCTAAATTACTAGGGAAAGAAATATAGGAACCAGGTGGAATACACTGATAAGAAATATTTGGTAAAATTATTTACCTAACGGCTGTGACCAGCCTAATCTGGCAGCTGTGTCTGGAGGCATCTCATCCATGGATATTTCAAAGTACCACGCTCCTTTCCGCACTCCATGCGAGGCTCGTACCATTGAATAGCCCTTTTCACCAATAACAGTCAGTCTGTCATCAGAAATCTTTAACTGAGGAGCTGTGGTAGGTGAGAGAAGATGGTATAAGCAGTTCATTTGTGATATCTAATGCATGGCTATGTCAAAAGGTAAGTGAACATACAGAAGTGGATTTAACATTTGCACCTCTTAAAGCAATTACATCTGAAACTTCAATAACCAGTAACATGAGGTTCCAGAAGATGGCCCCTCATAAGAAGAGCTGGCTATACAACTTGCATACAATCAGCAAGCTTTGTACCTCGGTCATGCAGTGCTAGGAGGACTCGTTCATACAGGCAGGCTCTGTAGAGGTCCCCAGGAATAGGCTTTCCTGCCCAACAGTCTAGCTCCAATTTTTCTGGGTCAGGTGCGTGGGGGTCAGGCTCAGCCAAGATGTAACGATATCCATCTTTATTAAAGGGGTGTTCCAAAGGATAACCGTGGGGTGGTAAGCGCTGAGCAGAAAACAACGGGTCACTGCGAAACACAAAAACTACAGGTTGGCATCTCTCGGCAGCTACGGTTCAGTCACAAGTCATCCCAGGACAACCTCTTACAGAGCTGTACCTGCAGTGCTCACGGCCTGCACACTGCTTTGCTTCCAAGAGTCTGTCCAAAATGAGCACATACTCATCTACGAAACAAGTGTATACCCAtctatttcaaataatttctagcATGTGACCTATCAGTAACATCACAGGGTTATGGCATGACTCCCCATAAATCTACCAAGGGCAGAGACAGGTGGGAGGCAGCTTAAGGCATCAAAAGCAAAGTTGTCCCTCTGACTAGCGTACAACATCTCACTACAGACGCTCATCACTCTGCCACTGCGTCATCTTTCCTCTTACCTTCTGGTTTTCTTGGCTGTTCCCGTGGTCCCTCCATCTTGCTGCTTGCGCTTTGCTCCCCGTCCCTTCCCACTGCCTCCTGCAGCAATTCCCCCTTAACACAGAAACCACAGCATATTAAGCAGCTGGTGATTAGAGAGAGCCCGTGAGCATGGAATCTCCACAAATAGAGAGGGGTAGAAGCAGCCAAATTAAAATCAGTTCATGAGCTCAAGTACATTCTTCCACAGTTAGGTGTGAAACAGACTTTATTGAAAATGAGCACAGCAAAATCCAGAACTTTTATGTAGCTTCTAGCCAACTTTTGAAATGTCTAAATTTAGAGTGGAAGCTAAGTGAGATTTATCAACAAAATGAGCTCAACTCAAGCTTTTAAGGTGAGAGTTAAGAATCTTTTCTGTCATCAAAAGATCTACAGACAGCAGCATTGGGATCCACTTCAAAAGCattattatttgctttcatgGAGATTCCAGTCACAGTTcaaatttatttctgcaaaagcagcagaaaacccAACCTACAGCACACACTGGCTGATTTTAAGCAAAGTCATCATCCCAGTGACACACTATGCTGGAGAAACACTCTGACACCAATAAGCGCTTAAGATTAAATTTCcatctataaaataaaatacaccaaagttgaggaaagatgaaaagcaaTAGAGGTGTTTCTCTCCAGTATTGCCAAAATCAGTACTACAATTGAACAGTGTATCATTTTGTATTACAGCACCCAATTTTTCTCGTAAATAAAACTATAATACAGGAAAAGCTACATGTCAAGTGTAATCAAACTAATATCAGTGTAACACtttaatacattaaaatgtaCATTCATTTTATCATTATACTATTTCAAAAAAGACCGTTGTTGATTTACAAGGAAAACTACAGAATTTTTAAGTACTGTAGATAAACACCTTTACGAACCGCATACTGTGTCATAACTAAAAATAGTCAGCTTTTAAATTATCAGCATTCCCCTTACAGTGTAAGGGATTCAAAACATTGAAGGAATACCATATTCTGCACAAACATGACATGATCTCAGCTGCACTTGCTAGTCTAAGTGCAGATAAACATATAGGCTCTCCAGTTTGTCATCACTTATTTGCCTAAACAATCACAATATCCTATCAGCTCACAGATTCAGACCACTTATTTAGGCATTAAGATTTAAAACTACAACAATATCAGGTCAAATtgtacaaagtaaaaataaacataagtgaaaataaaactttaaaccAGTCAAGTGGGGCAGAATATGATAATTAAAAGCTTCTAACTGCTAAAgattaaaaagtgaaattgtTGTTTTGTATTAAAGTATTATTGCAATCACATCAAGgcaggctttttattttttatcgACTTTAGCTTCTAAGATAATTGAGcaaaaaagctttgcaaacaATAATACTTAAGTTTTAGaagctgaaatgtaaatattcaCCTCCCAAAGAGGCTCCACCTGTAAGAACAGAAGTGGCACCACATATTTGTCAATCTTCcggaaattaaataaaaaacaaccagTGCATGAAATGGAGACAACGCAGCCTTAGATATCTATAATCTTGTTTTAAAAGGCCTAAAACACCTCCTGGTAGGAACTACTTGAATGTGTTTAATATAGAATGGCGCAGCCTTGCGCACAAAGAAATCTCATGGGCAGTTAACATTACTACAGTAAGATTTCCATAAGTAATCTCAGAGAGCTAGGCAAAGTTGGTAGCACAGCTGCCATTCCGCAAAAACACTACTAAACGAACAACACTAAAATGCAAACAGTGATTATAAGGAATAATATATACTTTCCCAGACTACTTTCAAATCCCAGACTGCGGGAAACAGGAAGTCTGAATAATACAAGTAGGTAAATTAAAATcattaaggaagaaaactgaCAAGCTCAGCTTTCTTGCAAGCATCTTGATTTAGATGGCCaccatgaagaaaaaagttgaaCCTTCACAAGAAGGTGAAGTTAATCTATCTTTAGAAAGGCACAGTAAGACTAGCTGAACATGTTTTGACCATAATAAGCATGACCTCAGTTCACCCAACAACTTTAACTGTAGCATCTCAACTAATGTAACTGCACAGACAACCAGCTATAGGACTGGGAAAATACAGCTTGGTCCCAAATATTCAAAAACTGCCTGATCAAAGAACTTGCCGTTTAAGCTTCCGCTTGTGGATACAGCATTGTTCTGTTTCTGGTTATCGTATGCAGGACCAATATTGGCAAGATCctgaaagagataaaaaaacTGATGTATAGACTCGGTCAAACTTACCACCCAAAGCCTGTACAGGGCACTTCCAGGTGCTGGAGTACTCCACCACATCGCTTGGCACAACACAGGCTCACAGCGTGACTTGGCTAAGTTTTGCTCATTTGACTGAGTGTAAGCCACCAGCAAAAAGAACCCTCACCCCTTCCTCCCAATGCCCCACGGTGCACTTTCCTTCCATCTCTAATTACGTACTTGGTCTAGAAGCCCAAACTTGGGGTAATCTTCTTCTGGGTCTTTACTCCCTGGGTCCGGATGCTCTTTCACCAAGAATACATCTCTTTCTTTACACTAAAATAGGAGGAGGAGCTTAAGTTACACAAGGTAAGATCATATCAAGTTCATTAACAAGTGTTTAAATCCTAGTGTTTACTATTAATAGGTAGTATGTATATCAACTACCTAAGTAGCATTAGAATTGGCACCATTTTGCTGAGGTCTGGACTTAGAACTAACATGAATGTCAGACACTGTACCATTTGCAGAAAATCCTCCATGAATTTAACTCTTGAATACTTACCATAGTTTTGACAATATTATTAGGCCAAGTCATTTTCCCAGGTCTCTGTCGTGTTGTCATACACTCCCAGTATTTATCAATAAATGGAATAATATCCTGTAAAAAAACAGAGCCTTAAGAGTGCAGGTCTGAAAGTCTTGCTGCCAATATTTGTTTGAACTTGCTCTTCACTGAAATTATAGCTTATGTAAATCCGTGATGATTTTTATAACAGCGATACCTTATCTTTTGAGAACATAGTTTTCGGGTGCTCATCTTGTGTCCTTGACTGCCACGTTAAGTTGGCCAGAGCACTAAGGCACATTTCCTTGagatcttaaaaacaaaaacataccaGAGCTAGAATTACACTTCATGGGGAAGATCAAACATACACCCACGTACACAGCAATTACTAACCACAGAGCATCCATGCTATATAACAACAGTGAAACCCTCACAAGTTCTGTCCTAACTCAGCAGCCCTCATTAAACAGAAGATTTTCACCACCTTAATAAGTTAGAAAAAACCACACATGCTTGTTGACCAAAAAATCCCATAttagcatttctgaaaagcttCAGCAGGACCCTCCCACCAACTTTAGATAGAATGAAGCCTCTAGGACTATCTTTCACAAAATTTCAACAAACTTCATGCTTTCACACTTACTGGcttgttttcttaagaaatatGTGTTCCCACTGTGATGGCAAACATTGCAATGGAAACTGTAGTTGGTCATGAAAGGCAGACATGATCTGGAAAAGAGCACGCTGATTTGTAAGTTCTGGCGTACACCTTACTTACTACATCAGGGTAAGAAAGTAATTATTCCAGGTTAACAAATTaattgttctctctctctccaaaaccagaaacatcTGATGGGTTCAATGATATTTTCATCAAATTAGGTTTATTAGGTTTATCACAGGCATCAAGAAAAGCCATAAAGCtcttgaaaaaaacataagCAAGCCAAGTGTCATCTTCTTGTTTTAGACGAGTCCTGAAATtcattcagcaaaataaaaagagacaACAATCCAGAAGCTCGGGACAAGAAGCTCCATCCGAgtcaattaattaattttaactggAAGTCTAGAGTACTTTTTAGGgacaaaacacaaccaaaaaagtTGAGTTTTTGATAAGTCTAAGGTCAGTCCCACATTCATTCTAGAAAGAAAGCTGAATTTACTTTTCACTTAcaggaagattttattttttgttcaccCCAATTGAAAATGTCTGTTGAAGCCCCCCTGCTTTTCAAATAACATTTACAGGCCTCTAAGGCACCAAGTCCAGTCCTGAGGTCTGGACAAAGAGTGTTTAAAGTTGAAACGTACAAACATAAATACTTCCTGCTGTGTTGGGTACAGCTTTTGTTATTCACATAACACACTCGTTTCCAAGTGTCCAAGGACCTGGACAGGGTCCTGGTCCTTGGGAACTCACACTCGAAATACTTCCATTTTTGCTAACCAAAGTTTCATGCCCAACATTAAGCAGAGCTTACATACGTGGTATCAATGCCAAACGTGTCTGCTGTGAACCACTTTGTACAAATTCCACACTGCAGCTCTATCTCTCCAAGCTGCCGTCCGTTCTCTTCATCCACTGAACCTGCTTGAGCGTCCAAGACTTCGGAGTTGTCCCCGGCAGCTTCCTACAACCAGAGCAGATCAGCAAACTTGGACTGGCTTAAAGATTGACTGAATCAGACAGGAAAGAAGTTTTGTGCAGTAACCTGTCAAGACAGGAGAATTTAGaaggaatgaatttttttcccctaatacACAGCCATGCTGTGAGCGAGCTGAAACTATTTTGTACATTCAGCTAGTTAGAACTGGTCAGGTGGGTGAGGatttaatttccaaaataattctttaaagaaCTAAAACTGCAGCTAGCAGGATGGAAAGTCCTCCTTGTCTGAACCACAGGAACATGTTCAGGTTGGTTTTGAATACCTTCTCACCTTCTATGTCTCTGTCTTACCCCGACTTAGTAATCTTGAAAAATTGAGGGTGTTTATTAGTCCTAACACCCCAAGCATTGCCAAACATCTATTTgtcaaacaaaaacattttatcttctgaaaaaatattcgACGCTTGCCCTTTTTCTACACTACATACAACCCGTGACTATCTTACACCTTTGCATCTCTCGTCATCTATGCAAAGACAGCAGGTCGCtaccgaaaaaaaaaaaaccaacaaaacaaaaacaaatgggagaagggagagggcTAGCAGTCTGATGAACAGGTATCCCAGGAATAAGCCTCAACCTCAGCCTGCAAAGACACACAAGAGCGAAAGCC
This Buteo buteo chromosome 12, bButBut1.hap1.1, whole genome shotgun sequence DNA region includes the following protein-coding sequences:
- the ASH2L gene encoding set1/Ash2 histone methyltransferase complex subunit ASH2 isoform X2, whose amino-acid sequence is MAAAAPAAAAAGIVAPAPESAEPAPDPPAAEPPAPPEPGATDAESGGDAALVDVTTALETESANGKDPLEAAGDNSEVLDAQAGSVDEENGRQLGEIELQCGICTKWFTADTFGIDTTSCLPFMTNYSFHCNVCHHSGNTYFLRKQANLKEMCLSALANLTWQSRTQDEHPKTMFSKDKDIIPFIDKYWECMTTRQRPGKMTWPNNIVKTMCKERDVFLVKEHPDPGSKDPEEDYPKFGLLDQDLANIGPAYDNQKQNNAVSTSGSLNGGIAAGGSGKGRGAKRKQQDGGTTGTAKKTRSDPLFSAQRLPPHGYPLEHPFNKDGYRYILAEPDPHAPDPEKLELDCWAGKPIPGDLYRACLYERVLLALHDRAPQLKISDDRLTVIGEKGYSMVRASHGVRKGAWYFEISMDEMPPDTAARLGWSQPLGNLQAPLGYDKFSYSWRSKKGTKFHQSIGKHYSSGYGQGDILGFYISLPEDTETAKSLPDTYKDKALIKFKSYLYFEEKDFVDKAEKSLKQAPGSQIIFFKNGASQGIAFKDIFEGVYFPAISLYKGCTVSINFGPYFKYPPRDITYRPMSDMGWGAVVEHTLADVLYHVETEVDGRRSPPWEP
- the ASH2L gene encoding set1/Ash2 histone methyltransferase complex subunit ASH2 isoform X1 — protein: MAAAAPAAAAAGIVAPAPESAEPAPDPPAAEPPAPPEPGATDAESGGDAALVDVTTALETESANGKDPLEAAGDNSEVLDAQAGSVDEENGRQLGEIELQCGICTKWFTADTFGIDTTSCLPFMTNYSFHCNVCHHSGNTYFLRKQANLKEMCLSALANLTWQSRTQDEHPKTMFSKDKDIIPFIDKYWECMTTRQRPGKMTWPNNIVKTMCKERDVFLVKEHPDPGSKDPEEDYPKFGLLDQDLANIGPAYDNQKQNNAVSTSGSLNGGASLGGGIAAGGSGKGRGAKRKQQDGGTTGTAKKTRSDPLFSAQRLPPHGYPLEHPFNKDGYRYILAEPDPHAPDPEKLELDCWAGKPIPGDLYRACLYERVLLALHDRAPQLKISDDRLTVIGEKGYSMVRASHGVRKGAWYFEISMDEMPPDTAARLGWSQPLGNLQAPLGYDKFSYSWRSKKGTKFHQSIGKHYSSGYGQGDILGFYISLPEDTETAKSLPDTYKDKALIKFKSYLYFEEKDFVDKAEKSLKQAPGSQIIFFKNGASQGIAFKDIFEGVYFPAISLYKGCTVSINFGPYFKYPPRDITYRPMSDMGWGAVVEHTLADVLYHVETEVDGRRSPPWEP
- the ASH2L gene encoding set1/Ash2 histone methyltransferase complex subunit ASH2 isoform X3, translated to MTNYSFHCNVCHHSGNTYFLRKQANLKEMCLSALANLTWQSRTQDEHPKTMFSKDKDIIPFIDKYWECMTTRQRPGKMTWPNNIVKTMCKERDVFLVKEHPDPGSKDPEEDYPKFGLLDQDLANIGPAYDNQKQNNAVSTSGSLNGGASLGGGIAAGGSGKGRGAKRKQQDGGTTGTAKKTRSDPLFSAQRLPPHGYPLEHPFNKDGYRYILAEPDPHAPDPEKLELDCWAGKPIPGDLYRACLYERVLLALHDRAPQLKISDDRLTVIGEKGYSMVRASHGVRKGAWYFEISMDEMPPDTAARLGWSQPLGNLQAPLGYDKFSYSWRSKKGTKFHQSIGKHYSSGYGQGDILGFYISLPEDTETAKSLPDTYKDKALIKFKSYLYFEEKDFVDKAEKSLKQAPGSQIIFFKNGASQGIAFKDIFEGVYFPAISLYKGCTVSINFGPYFKYPPRDITYRPMSDMGWGAVVEHTLADVLYHVETEVDGRRSPPWEP